The bacterium DNA window CGTGTTCCGTGCCGGACCACCATAGCATGCCGGGCCGTCGGATGGTATGCTTGGCGGGCGACATGGCGAGATTGTCGGCAGGTCGAAACGCTCTTCCTGCCGGTGGAAGGTGCGCCGCTCAGGACAGGACCGTCACGACGTCGCCCACCTGCACCGGGCCCTCCTCGCGCACGCCCATAAACACGCCGAACATGGCCTTCCCCTCGCGCGATCTGAAACCGGCCAGTGTGCGCAGGGGCTCCGCGCCGGTCGCGCCGGTGTCCGGGTCGACGGTCGTGTTGGGACAGCGCGGGCAGGGACCGAGCGCCTCGAAGACCGCGCCCCCGATACGCAGCGCGCGCCAGCCGTCCTCCTGCCAGGGGCGTCCGCCGGCCACGGATAGATTGGCCCGGAATCGGTTCAGGCCCACCGGCGCGTCCAGGCGCGCGTTCAGGTCGGCGAGGGAGGCTTCGCAGACCAGCAGGTAGGGCGCGTCCCCGGCGAAGCCGATGTCGGCGGAGGGGTCCGCCCGGGACGGTCTCGCGACGTCGTGGGGCATGAAGGCCAGCCTCACCGGTTCCCCCAGCAGCTCGCCGAACCAGGCGTCGGCCTGCTCCCCGGCGGCGGCCGCCACGATCCGGTCGCGCTTGAGCGTCACCGAGAACCGCGCGGCGCTCGGGCCGGGTGGCGCCACGACCAGTTCGGGCAGGCCCGGGGCGCCCAGCGACAACCCGTCTTCGCGCTGCGCGATCCGCAGGCGGGTCATCTCCGGGTGGGACTTGAGCATGACGGGCTCGCCAGAGGCGGTCGTCAGCAGCCAGCGGCGATCGCCGGCGAAGCCGCCGCGCGCGGCGTGGGCGATGGCCGGCGTGACGGCGCGACCGGCCTTCAGGGGGTAGAGTGACAGGGAAGACAGCTCGAGTTCGTCAGCGTGCATACCGTCGCTCCTTTCGCGATGCCCTTGAAGAAACGCCTCACCCCGCCGGCCGTCAACTCGCGATGCAGCCTGGCGCGAAAACCCGGCGCGGCGCGTGAAGAAGCGCACGCATGATGCACGCGGCTTGAAATTCCCGGGATAGCGTCTATCCTGGGGCCCTGTCCGCTCGTCAAGACGAGAACTCGAACCGGATTCGACAGGAGGAACCCCGTGAACAGGTTCATGACAACCGTACTCCTGCTGGCGGCGGCGGTGCTCATCGCCGGCTGTACCGAGCAGCAGGACGACGCCGCGGCCTGGAACGAGACCATCGCGGAGAAAGCCGCGTCCGGGGACCATGCCGGGCACACGGGCGTCGTGGCGGCGTCCTCGGGCCGGGAGGGACCCGCGGTTCCCGGCGGGACCGGACAGCCCGGCGGCAAGGTCCTCGAGACCTTCGACTCCGGCGGCTACACCTACGTCCGCCTCGAGACCCCCGGCGGCGAGCTGTGGGCGGCCGGCCCGGTCTGCGAGGTCGCGGTGGGCGGCGAGGTGGCCCTGACCGGCGCCATGGTCATGCGGAACTTCAAGTCCAGCACACTGGACCGTACCTTCGAGGAGATCTGGTTCGCTTCGGCCATCCGGCCCGGCGGCGTCGCGGTATCCGCCGGCCCGGACGACGAATGGAAGCGCGCCCACGACGACCTCGCGGCGGGCGGCGCGGGCATGGACTTCACCGACCTCGCGGTCCCGGCCGGCGGCTACACCGTCGCCGGACTCCACGCCGCCAGGGACGATCTCGCCGGCCGGCGCGTCAAGCTGCGCGGCAAGGTGGTCAAGTATCTAGGCGGTATCATGGGCCGCAACTGGCTCCATCTCCGGGACGGCACGGGCGATGTCGCCACCGGAGACCATGACATCACCGTCACCACCGACGGGTCCGCCCGCACTGGCGATACGGTGCTGGTCGAGGGAGTCGTCGCCCTGGACAAGGATTTCGGAAGCGGCTATTTCTACTCCGTCATCGTCGAGGAAGCGACCGTGACGTCGGAAGAGGCCCTGTAAGCGGAGGCGCGTCCATGCCCGAGCGCTCGATCCTGCACGTGGATATGGACGCCTTCTTCGCGTCGGTGGAGGTCCTCGACGACCCGCGCCTGCGGGGCAGGCCGGTCATCGTCGGCGGCACGCCAGAGGGGCGCGGCGTCGTCAGCGCGGCCAGCTACGAGGCCCGCGCCTATGGCGTGCACAGCGCCATGAGCGCCGCGCGCGCCGTCAGGCTCTGCCCCGAGGGCGTCTTCTTGCGCCCGCGCGGCGCCCGCTACGCCGAGATCTCCGGTCGCGTCTTCGATATCTTCCACGACTTCACGCCGCTGGTCGAGCCGCTGTCGATGGACGAGGCTTTCCTGGACGTGAACGGCAGCCTGCGCCTGTTCGGTTCCGCCGAGCAGATCGGGCGCCGCATCAAGGACCGCATCCGCCGCGAGATCGGGCTGGTGGCCTCGGTCGGCGTCGCGCCCAACAAGTTCCTCGCCAAGCTCGCCAGCGACCTGGAGAAACCGGACGGCTTCGTGGTCGTCGAGCTGGAACGCGTGCAGGAACTGCTGGACCCCCTGCCCGTCTCGCGGCTGTGGGGCGTGGGGCCGCGTGCGCAGGAGGCGTTGCGCGCGCAGGGCATCCGGCTCGTGCGTGATATCCGCCTGTCCGATGCGGCCCGCCTGGAAAGGGGACTCGGCCCGGCGCTGGCGCGACACGTCGCGGCCCTGGCCGAGGGCAGGGACGACCGGCCGGTGGTGCCCGACCACGCGGCCATGAGCATCGGGCACGAGGTGACCTTCGCCGCGGACATCGGGGACCGCGACGCCCTGATCGACATCCTCGACGGCCTGGCCGACAAGGTGGCGCGCCGCCTGCGCCGTGCGGGCCTCGCGGCGCGAACCGTCCAGCTCAAGGCCCGCTACCCGGACTTCTCCACCCGGACGCGGTCGCTCACCCTCCCGGCCCCGACCGATACCATGCGCGCGCTGCGCGACGCGGGCCGCGAACTCTTCGACGCCCACCTCGGCCGCCTCGGCCGTCCTCTGCGCCTGATCGGCATCACAGCCCAGAACCTCGAGCATGCCGGCGACCGGCCCGCTGAACTCTTCCCGGACCAGGCGCAGGAAAGGGACCGCACCCTCGACGCGCTCACGGACGAGGCCGTGGATCGTTTCGGCCGGGGCGCCTTGCGGCGGGGTCTGCGGCGTCGCGGGGGTCCCGACTGATCCGCCGGCCAGACCTTTACTTGCGGGCCGTCCCGTCTTCTGTGATCCTGAGCGGGGGCGAAAGGAAGCCAATGCGCAAGACTGTCATCGGTGTGATGGGCGGCAGCGTCGCCGACGCGGCCGCGCAAGACGCGGCGCGCGAACTGGGACGACTGATCGCGGAGAACGGCTGGGTGCTGCTCAACGGCGGTCGTGCCACCGGCATCATGGATGCCTCGGCCCGCGGCGCGCGCGAGGCCGGGGGGCTGACCGTGGGTGTGCTCTTCGACGACGACAAGGACCAGGGGAGCGAATACCTCGACCTAGTGATCCCCACGGGTCTGGGCGCCGGACGCAACGTCATCAACGTCCTGGCCAGCGATGTCGTGGTGGCCTGTCCCGGCAGCGGCGGCACCCTGTCGGAGGTGGCCATGGCCCTGCGCTTCGGCAAGCGCGTGGTCCTGCTCGGGTTCGATCCCGGCGCCGCCTTCCTGGACCGCTGCGGCGAGGGGGAGTGGAGCCTGGCCGAGACGCCCGCCGAGGCGATCGCCCAGGTCAAGGCGCGGCTCGCGCGGCCGATGGATGACTGAAGATGTGTGGAATATGCGGAGCCGTATCCCTCGCCGGCGGCCTGGAGCTGCCCGACGGCGCGGCGGAGAGAATGATCGGCGTGATGAGCCACCGCGGACCGGACGAGTACGGTGCGTGGCGGGACGTGTCCGTGTTCTTGGGGCACGCGCGCCTGAGCATCATCGACCTGAGCACCGGGCAGCAGCCGCTGGGCACCGCCGACGGGACGGTCTGGGTCACCTTCAACGGCGAGATCTTCAACTACATCGAACTGCGCGAGGAGCTGCGCGGACTCGGACATGTTTTCCGCACCCAGTCCGACACCGAGGTCCTCGTCGCGTCCTATAGCGAATGGGGCGAACACTGTGTGGACCGCTTCAACGGCCAGTTCGCCTTCGCCCTCTACGACCGCGGCCGGCGCCGGCTGTTGCTGGCGCGTGACCGCTTCGGCATCAGGCCCCTCTTCTGGGCCCGCCACGGCGACGTGCTCCTGTTCGCCTCCGAGGTCAAATCCCTTGCCGGCTGGCCCGGCTTCCGGCCCGAGCTGGATCCCGCGGCCCTGGGCGAGATCTTCGGCACCTGGGTGAACGTGCCGCCCGCCACGCCTTTCGGCAACGTGCTGCAGCTGCCGGCCGGACACACCGCCACGCTGGACCTGGGTCGCGACGGCGAGCGGGCGGCCGGGCCGGTCTTCCGGCGCTACTGGCATCCGGACTTCCTGCCCGCGGCGGAGGACCACCGCTACGTCGGCCGCGACGAGCGCGCGCGGCTGGCGGGAGATGTACGCGAGGCGCTGGCCGACGCGTCGGTGATCCGCCTGCGGGCCGACGTGCCGGTGGGCGCCTACCTGTCCGGCGGCCTCGACTCGTCCGCCACGGCCGCCCTGATCCAGCACACGACCGACCGGCGCATGAAGACCTTCTCGGTCGGCTTCAAGGACGCGGCCTTCGACGAGACGCGCTGGCAGCAGACCATGTCGGCCCACCTGGGCACCGATCACGAGATGATCAGGGTCGGCGACGCCGAGATCGGCGGGGCCTTCGCCGACGTGGTCTGGCACGCCGAGACACCCATCCTGCGGACCGCGCCGGCGCCGCTGTACGCCCTGTCGGGGCTCGTCCGCGCGCAGGGGTACAAGGTCGTGCTCACGGGCGAAGGCGCCGACGAGGTCTTCTGCGGCTACAACATCCTGCGCGAGGCCAAGGTGCGCGCCTTCTGGGCCCGCGAACCGGAGTCCCGGCGGCGCCCGCTGCTGCTGACGCGGCTCTACCCGTACCTGGAGCAGTCCCCGGCCGGATTCCTGACGCGCTTCTATGGCGCCGGGCTGGACGGTGTCGCCTCCGATCCCTTCTTCTCGCACCGTCCCCGCTGGAACAACACCGGGCGCATCACGGCCTTTCTCCACAGCGAGGTGGCCGTCGCCGCCGCGGCCCGCGATCCGGAGTCGCGGCTGCGCGCTTCGCTGCCCGCCGCGTTCGCGGACTGGGGACCCGTGGCCCGCGCCCAGTACCTGGAGATGAGCCTGTTCATGGCGGGCTACCTCCTGTCCTCCCAGGGCGACCGCATGCTCATGGGCCACACCGTGGAAGGACGTTTCCCGTTCCTGGACCACAACGTGGCCGAACTGGCCGGCCGCATCCCCGCCTCGGCCAAGCTGGCGGGCTTGCAGGAAAAGGCTTTACTGAAGGCCGCGGTTGCCGATCTCCTTCCTGCGGAGATCGTTACGCGTCCCAAGCAGCCTTACCGAGCCCCGGACAGCGCCAGCTTCATCGTTGGCCAGGGCGCCGAACTGGCCGAAGCCATGCTCGGCGAGGACGTCTTGCGCGAGGTCGGGATCTTCGATCCGCAGCGCATCGCCGCCCTGATCCGCAAGTGGCGGGCGGGCCGGCTGACCGGCGCACGGGACAACATGGCCTTCATCGGCGTGCTCAGCGCGCAGGTGCAGGCGCATCAGTTCGGCCGCGAACTCGAACACCGGGTCGCGGACAGCGCGCTGGAACCCGCGGAGATCGCCTGGCGGGGCGTCGAACCCAAACCCTAGCGGGGGTACATGAAAACGATGGAATTGAGGGATCAGATTCACGGTTTCGTGGTGGAGAATTTCCTGTTCGGCGATCTCGATCCGCTCAGGGACGACGAGATGTCGCTGCTCGACAATGGCATCATGGACTCGGTCGGCGTGATGGAGCTCGTGGCCTTCCTGGAACAGGACATGGGGCTGTCGATCGACGACAGCGAGCTGGTGCCGGAGAATCTCGACTCGATCCGGAACCTCGTGGGCTTCGTCACGCGCAAGCGGGGTTAGGCCCATGGCCACCATCCACGGCATGCTAGACGCGACGGTGCAGCGCCGTCCCGAGGCTGTCGCCCTGACCCACGGTGGCGTCCACACGTCCTACGCCGCGTTGTCGGCCGCCGCCGACCGCACGGCGGCCTTCCTCGCCGGCAGGGGGGTCGTCAGGGGCGACCGCATCGCCCTGTTGATGGAGAACTCCGCGGACTATGTCGCTGCTTTTTATGGCGCCCTGCGGGCCGGCGCCTGCGTCGTGGCCCTCAACCACGCCAATCGCGCCCGGACCCACCGCAAGCTCCTGCGCGATTCCGGTGCCGTCGGACTGCTGACCCGGGGCCGGGAGGCGCGCGAGCTGCCCGGGATCGTCGCCGACTGTCCGCAGCTGCGCTTCGGCGTCATCGACCGCCGCAACCCCGGGTGGGAACTGCCGGCCGGCCTGGAGCTGCTCGGCCCCGATGATGTCGCGGCCGGCGACGGTCCGACGCCCGCGGTGGGTGTGGGGCCCGACGATCTCGGCCTCATCCTCTACACCAGCGGGTCGACGGGCACGCCGCGCGGGGTGACCCTGACCCACGGCAATCTCGTCGCCAACACGGAGCAGATCCTCGCCTACCTGCCCCTGGACGAGAGCGACAGCGTCTGCTGCGTGCTGCCCTTCCACTACTCCTTCGGCAACTCGCTGCTGCTGACCCACGTGCAGCGCGGCGGCCGCGTCGTGATCGACAACCGCTTCGCCTTTCCCCAGAAGGTGCTCGAGACCCTGGTCGACGAGCGCTGCACCGGTTTTTCCGGGGTGCCCAGCCACTTCGCCATCCTCTGCGCGCGCACCGACTTTCTGCACATGCCCCACGAGCATCTGCGCTACCTCACCCAGGCCGGCGGCGCCATGTCGCCCGCCCTGACCCGTCGTCTCCGCGAGTCGCTGCCGGACCGCATCGAGCTCTACGTGATGTACGGCCAGACCGAGGCCTCGGCGCGGCTCTCCTACCTGCCGCCCGGCCGTCTGACCGAGAAGTACGGTTCGATCGGCGTGGGAATCCCCGGCGTGTCGTTGACCGTCCGTCGCCCCGACGGCTCGGCATGCGACGTACGCGAAGAGGGCGAGATCGTCGCTGCGGGCGACAACATCATGCGCGGCTACTGGAACGATCCCGGCGAGACGGCCAAGGTGCTCTTTTCCGACGGCCTGCACACCGGCGACCTGGGCTACCGCGACGAGGACGGCTTCATCTTCATCGTCGACCGCGCCAAGAACATGATCAAGGCGGGTGCCAACAGAGTGAGCGCCAAGGAGATCGAGGACGTCATCCTGGAACTGGAAACGGTGGTCGAGGCCTGCGTGATCGGCGTGCCCGACGAGCTGCTCGGCGAGGCCATCGAGGCCTGGGTCGTCCTGGCCGGGACCTCCGGGCCCGACGATCAGGCCATCCTGCGCCACTGCCTCGCGCGTCTGGCCCAGTTCAAGGTTCCCCGCAAGATCCACTTCACGGGCGCCCTCCCCAAAAATTCCTTCGGCAAGGTGCTGAAACGGGAATTGCGCGCGTCGGTGCTTTAGGGGGGCCGCGCACGCATCCATCCCCCGGTTTGTTGGTACGCCACGTATCGAGGCCGGGGGACGGGCGCGTCCCCGGCTCTCGGCACCGTGAAGCGCAATCCCCCCCCCCGTATTGAGCGTATCTTGGGGGCTTGTTCGCGGACCGTCCTCCTGATAGACTCCTCCCTCGACTCGCCACTCTAAGGACTCCAGTCAGGGAGAATTCTATGTACGGGATTGTCGGATACGGCTCATACGTGCCGCGATACCGCATCAGGGCGGAGGATATCGCGGACCAGTGGGGCGCGGATGCGGAGGCCTTCAAGAAGGGACTTCTGCTCGAAGAGAAAACGGTGCCCGGCCCGGACGAGGACACCATCACCATCAGCGTGGCGGCCGCGCGCGACGCGATCACGCGCGCGGGCATCGATCCCCAGGAGATCGGCTGCTGCTACATCGGCTCCGAGAGCCACCCCTACGCGGTCAAGCCGTCCGGCACCATCGTGATCGATGCCCTCGGCATCGGCCCCGACTGCCATGTCGCCGACTTCGAGTTCGCCTGCAAGGCGGGCGCCGAGGCCATGTACGTGGCCTACTCCCACGTCAAGTCGGGGGAGATGAAGTACGGCCTGGGCATCGGCGCCGACACCAGCCAGGGAGCACCCGGCGACGCGCTGGAGTACACGGCCTCGGCCGGCGGGTCCGCCTTCATCATGGGCGGCGACAAGGTCATCGCCGAGATCCTGCACACCTACTCCTTCACCTCCGACACCCCGGACTTCTGGCGGCGCGAGGGCGAGTTCTACCCGCGGCACGCGGGGCGCTTCACGGGCGAGCCGGCCTACTTCCACCACGTGCTGGGAGCGACCAACGGCATCCTCGAGCGCAGCGGGCTCAAACCCGAGGACTTCCGCTACGCCGTCTTCCACATGCCCAACGGCAAGTTCCCGCTGCGCGCCGGCAAGATGACCGGCTTCAGGAAGGAACAGCTGGAGCAGGGCTGGGTGGTGAACCTGATGGGCAACACCTACAGCGGCTCGTCGCCCACCGGCCTGGCGTCCTGCCTGGACGTCGCGAAGCCCGGCGACCTGATCCTGATGACCTCCTTCGGCAGCGGCGCTGGCTCCGACTCCTTCGTGATCCGCGCCACGGACCGCCTGCCGGAGGTGCAGGGCCTGGCGCCCACCGTCCGCGGCCAGCTGGCCGACCGGCGCATCCACCTCACGTACGGCAAGTACGTGGCCTACCGCGGCAAGATCCGCATGAACGAAGCCTAGAAAGGGGGCTGAGATGAGAGACGTAGCAGTCATCGGATACGGATTGACGAAGTTCGGCGAGCTCTGGAAGACCCCCTTGCGCGACCTCTTCGCTGAAGCGGCGGCGGCCTGCCTCGAGGACTCCGGCATCGAAAGGAAGCAGCTGCAGTCGGCCTACATAGGGTGCATGACCAGCGGCCTGTTCAACGGCCAGGAGCACCTGGCCTCGCTGCTCTGCGACTACGCCGGGCTGAGCGGGCTGGCGGCCACACGCGTCGAGAGCGCCTGCGCCTCGGGTGGTGCG harbors:
- a CDS encoding acyl carrier protein; protein product: MELRDQIHGFVVENFLFGDLDPLRDDEMSLLDNGIMDSVGVMELVAFLEQDMGLSIDDSELVPENLDSIRNLVGFVTRKRG
- the asnB gene encoding asparagine synthase (glutamine-hydrolyzing), encoding MCGICGAVSLAGGLELPDGAAERMIGVMSHRGPDEYGAWRDVSVFLGHARLSIIDLSTGQQPLGTADGTVWVTFNGEIFNYIELREELRGLGHVFRTQSDTEVLVASYSEWGEHCVDRFNGQFAFALYDRGRRRLLLARDRFGIRPLFWARHGDVLLFASEVKSLAGWPGFRPELDPAALGEIFGTWVNVPPATPFGNVLQLPAGHTATLDLGRDGERAAGPVFRRYWHPDFLPAAEDHRYVGRDERARLAGDVREALADASVIRLRADVPVGAYLSGGLDSSATAALIQHTTDRRMKTFSVGFKDAAFDETRWQQTMSAHLGTDHEMIRVGDAEIGGAFADVVWHAETPILRTAPAPLYALSGLVRAQGYKVVLTGEGADEVFCGYNILREAKVRAFWAREPESRRRPLLLTRLYPYLEQSPAGFLTRFYGAGLDGVASDPFFSHRPRWNNTGRITAFLHSEVAVAAAARDPESRLRASLPAAFADWGPVARAQYLEMSLFMAGYLLSSQGDRMLMGHTVEGRFPFLDHNVAELAGRIPASAKLAGLQEKALLKAAVADLLPAEIVTRPKQPYRAPDSASFIVGQGAELAEAMLGEDVLREVGIFDPQRIAALIRKWRAGRLTGARDNMAFIGVLSAQVQAHQFGRELEHRVADSALEPAEIAWRGVEPKP
- a CDS encoding MOSC domain-containing protein is translated as MHADELELSSLSLYPLKAGRAVTPAIAHAARGGFAGDRRWLLTTASGEPVMLKSHPEMTRLRIAQREDGLSLGAPGLPELVVAPPGPSAARFSVTLKRDRIVAAAAGEQADAWFGELLGEPVRLAFMPHDVARPSRADPSADIGFAGDAPYLLVCEASLADLNARLDAPVGLNRFRANLSVAGGRPWQEDGWRALRIGGAVFEALGPCPRCPNTTVDPDTGATGAEPLRTLAGFRSREGKAMFGVFMGVREEGPVQVGDVVTVLS
- a CDS encoding hydroxymethylglutaryl-CoA synthase encodes the protein MYGIVGYGSYVPRYRIRAEDIADQWGADAEAFKKGLLLEEKTVPGPDEDTITISVAAARDAITRAGIDPQEIGCCYIGSESHPYAVKPSGTIVIDALGIGPDCHVADFEFACKAGAEAMYVAYSHVKSGEMKYGLGIGADTSQGAPGDALEYTASAGGSAFIMGGDKVIAEILHTYSFTSDTPDFWRREGEFYPRHAGRFTGEPAYFHHVLGATNGILERSGLKPEDFRYAVFHMPNGKFPLRAGKMTGFRKEQLEQGWVVNLMGNTYSGSSPTGLASCLDVAKPGDLILMTSFGSGAGSDSFVIRATDRLPEVQGLAPTVRGQLADRRIHLTYGKYVAYRGKIRMNEA
- a CDS encoding AMP-binding protein, with product MATIHGMLDATVQRRPEAVALTHGGVHTSYAALSAAADRTAAFLAGRGVVRGDRIALLMENSADYVAAFYGALRAGACVVALNHANRARTHRKLLRDSGAVGLLTRGREARELPGIVADCPQLRFGVIDRRNPGWELPAGLELLGPDDVAAGDGPTPAVGVGPDDLGLILYTSGSTGTPRGVTLTHGNLVANTEQILAYLPLDESDSVCCVLPFHYSFGNSLLLTHVQRGGRVVIDNRFAFPQKVLETLVDERCTGFSGVPSHFAILCARTDFLHMPHEHLRYLTQAGGAMSPALTRRLRESLPDRIELYVMYGQTEASARLSYLPPGRLTEKYGSIGVGIPGVSLTVRRPDGSACDVREEGEIVAAGDNIMRGYWNDPGETAKVLFSDGLHTGDLGYRDEDGFIFIVDRAKNMIKAGANRVSAKEIEDVILELETVVEACVIGVPDELLGEAIEAWVVLAGTSGPDDQAILRHCLARLAQFKVPRKIHFTGALPKNSFGKVLKRELRASVL
- a CDS encoding TIGR00725 family protein; this encodes MRKTVIGVMGGSVADAAAQDAARELGRLIAENGWVLLNGGRATGIMDASARGAREAGGLTVGVLFDDDKDQGSEYLDLVIPTGLGAGRNVINVLASDVVVACPGSGGTLSEVAMALRFGKRVVLLGFDPGAAFLDRCGEGEWSLAETPAEAIAQVKARLARPMDD
- a CDS encoding DNA polymerase IV encodes the protein MPERSILHVDMDAFFASVEVLDDPRLRGRPVIVGGTPEGRGVVSAASYEARAYGVHSAMSAARAVRLCPEGVFLRPRGARYAEISGRVFDIFHDFTPLVEPLSMDEAFLDVNGSLRLFGSAEQIGRRIKDRIRREIGLVASVGVAPNKFLAKLASDLEKPDGFVVVELERVQELLDPLPVSRLWGVGPRAQEALRAQGIRLVRDIRLSDAARLERGLGPALARHVAALAEGRDDRPVVPDHAAMSIGHEVTFAADIGDRDALIDILDGLADKVARRLRRAGLAARTVQLKARYPDFSTRTRSLTLPAPTDTMRALRDAGRELFDAHLGRLGRPLRLIGITAQNLEHAGDRPAELFPDQAQERDRTLDALTDEAVDRFGRGALRRGLRRRGGPD